The proteins below come from a single Pseudarthrobacter sp. SSS035 genomic window:
- a CDS encoding Bax inhibitor-1/YccA family protein produces MALGGNPIFNGKNFRGATQAPRVPQAPYGQAQYGQRAPGQVMDPQNGWGQQQNMTDEQLRQMYNQPAAGPADTGRMTYDDVIVKTAACLGVLLAGAAVTLFVSMGLASILMIVGALGGFVLALVNTFKKQPSPALILAYAGLEGLFLGGLTRVLDLMYPGVGLQAVIGTLSVFTVTLLLFKSGKVRASPKAMKFFMIALVGYGLFSVVNLVMMMTGMTTEPFGLRSGIIGVVIGILAIGLAAFSLVMDFTSIEAGVQSGAPQRFSWTAAFGLTVTLVWLYVEIIRVLAILRGED; encoded by the coding sequence ATGGCACTTGGCGGAAACCCGATCTTCAACGGAAAGAATTTCCGTGGAGCAACGCAGGCACCGCGTGTCCCGCAGGCACCCTACGGACAGGCGCAGTATGGCCAGCGGGCTCCCGGCCAGGTCATGGATCCCCAGAACGGTTGGGGCCAGCAGCAGAACATGACCGATGAGCAGCTGCGCCAGATGTACAACCAGCCGGCCGCAGGTCCCGCGGACACCGGCCGGATGACCTACGACGACGTCATCGTTAAGACAGCGGCGTGCCTCGGAGTCCTGCTGGCCGGGGCCGCGGTGACGCTGTTCGTCAGCATGGGGCTGGCCAGCATCCTGATGATCGTCGGTGCGCTGGGCGGCTTCGTCCTGGCACTGGTCAACACGTTCAAGAAGCAGCCTTCACCGGCCCTGATCCTGGCCTATGCCGGGCTCGAAGGCCTGTTCCTCGGCGGCCTCACCCGCGTGCTCGATCTGATGTACCCGGGAGTCGGCCTGCAGGCCGTCATCGGCACGCTGTCCGTGTTCACCGTGACGCTGCTCCTGTTCAAGAGCGGCAAGGTGCGCGCCTCTCCCAAGGCAATGAAGTTCTTTATGATCGCCCTGGTGGGTTACGGCCTGTTCTCCGTGGTCAACCTGGTCATGATGATGACGGGTATGACGACGGAACCCTTCGGCCTGCGCAGCGGCATCATTGGTGTTGTCATCGGCATCCTCGCCATTGGCCTGGCCGCGTTCTCCCTGGTCATGGACTTCACCAGCATCGAAGCCGGCGTGCAGAGCGGCGCACCGCAGCGCTTCTCCTGGACCGCGGCCTTCGGCCTGACGGTCACCCTGGTCTGGCTCTACGTGGAGATCATCCGCGTCCTGGCCATCCTCCGCGGCGAGGACTGA
- the galK gene encoding galactokinase — translation MDTAQPGTADLAARFGREFGRLPDGVWQAPGRVNLIGEHTDYNEGYVLPFAIDKTARVAVAVRPDSMVRLLSTYGDHGMVTADLGSLDAASAKGWTKYPLGVMWALQQQGITVPGVDLLLDSNVPLGAGLSSSHAIECAVISALNDLTGAGLEPEEMVLATQRAENDFVGAPTGIMDQSASLRGSKGHAVFLDCRDQSAQLVPFETEPAGLVMLVIDTNVSHSHADGGYASRRASCELGAEVLGVKALRDVRMEDLEEAAGLLDEVTYRRVRHIVTENDRVLQTVELLASAGPGSIGKLLDASHVSMRDDFEISCPELDLAVAISRANGAIGARMTGGGFGGAAIALTPVTSEQQVRAAVVRAFEEAGYTAPDIFTVTPAAGAMRIS, via the coding sequence CTGGACACAGCGCAGCCCGGCACCGCGGACCTGGCCGCCCGCTTTGGGCGGGAGTTCGGCAGGCTTCCCGACGGCGTCTGGCAGGCACCGGGACGCGTTAACCTTATCGGCGAGCACACCGACTACAACGAGGGTTATGTGCTCCCGTTCGCGATCGACAAGACCGCCCGGGTGGCTGTCGCAGTCCGTCCGGACTCCATGGTCAGGCTCCTGTCCACGTATGGTGACCACGGCATGGTCACCGCCGACCTCGGCTCCTTGGACGCGGCTTCCGCCAAGGGCTGGACGAAGTATCCGCTCGGTGTGATGTGGGCGTTGCAGCAGCAGGGCATCACCGTTCCGGGGGTGGACCTGCTGCTCGATTCCAACGTCCCCCTGGGCGCCGGCCTGTCCTCATCGCACGCCATCGAATGCGCGGTCATCTCAGCCCTGAACGATTTGACGGGAGCGGGGCTTGAACCCGAGGAGATGGTCCTCGCCACCCAGCGCGCCGAGAACGACTTTGTCGGCGCCCCCACGGGCATCATGGACCAGTCAGCGTCGCTGCGCGGATCCAAGGGGCACGCGGTCTTCCTGGACTGCCGCGACCAGAGCGCTCAGCTGGTTCCCTTCGAAACAGAACCTGCAGGGCTGGTGATGCTGGTGATCGATACCAACGTCTCCCACTCCCATGCCGACGGCGGGTATGCCTCCCGCCGCGCGTCCTGCGAACTGGGCGCCGAGGTCCTGGGCGTCAAGGCACTGCGTGACGTCCGGATGGAGGACCTGGAAGAAGCCGCCGGCCTCCTGGACGAGGTCACCTACCGGCGCGTGCGCCATATCGTGACCGAAAACGACCGCGTGCTGCAGACCGTGGAGCTGCTGGCCAGTGCGGGCCCCGGTTCCATCGGCAAACTGCTGGACGCCAGCCACGTTTCCATGCGGGACGATTTCGAGATCTCCTGCCCGGAGCTGGATCTGGCGGTGGCCATCTCCCGCGCCAACGGCGCAATCGGCGCCCGGATGACCGGCGGTGGCTTCGGCGGGGCCGCCATCGCGCTCACCCCTGTGACGTCGGAGCAGCAGGTGCGCGCCGCCGTCGTGCGTGCCTTCGAAGAAGCCGGCTATACGGCCCCTGACATCTTCACGGTGACCCCGGCAGCGGGAGCCATGCGCATTTCGTAG